The proteins below come from a single Chryseobacterium bernardetii genomic window:
- a CDS encoding quinol oxidase subunit 4 — translation MSMFTSCVAYDNGGYYQTKKIPPGQAKKIYGGSAKDYAPGQVKKRRGY, via the coding sequence ATGTCTATGTTTACATCCTGCGTAGCCTACGATAATGGCGGGTATTACCAGACCAAAAAAATTCCGCCGGGCCAGGCTAAAAAAATATATGGCGGAAGTGCCAAAGATTATGCCCCGGGCCAGGTGAAGAAGAGAAGAGGATACTAA